In one Aeromicrobium wangtongii genomic region, the following are encoded:
- a CDS encoding acetoin utilization protein AcuC yields the protein MTEATVDRACIVYDEHLTQYNFGQSHPMAPVRIELTMELADELGIVEGLDVVGAKPATEDELALIHTPLYIERVQKLSQHPTHADPTVNLGTEDNPVFANMHEASALIAGASVEAARRVWTGQAPRAVNISGGLHHAMPDRASGFCIYNDVALAIRWLLDNGAERVVYIDVDAHHGDGVQKMFWNDPRVLTISIHEGPQTLFPGTGFSIDTGGEGAEGMAVNVPLPPGTSDAGWLRAFHAVVPPLVREFAPDILVTQQGCDSHMDDPLTNLMLSVDGQRASYLALKALADEVCDGKWVATGGGGYAVMDVVPRAWAHLMAIVAGQPLDPQAPTPERWRARIQELRGMPGPHRMTDGRAVGYRAWEQGFDPASWLDRSIHATREASFPLNGLDHLP from the coding sequence ATGACCGAGGCCACAGTCGACCGCGCCTGCATCGTCTACGACGAGCACCTGACCCAGTACAACTTCGGGCAATCGCACCCCATGGCCCCGGTCCGCATCGAGCTGACGATGGAGCTGGCCGACGAGCTGGGCATCGTGGAAGGGCTCGACGTCGTCGGGGCCAAGCCGGCCACCGAGGACGAGCTGGCCCTGATCCACACCCCGCTGTACATCGAGCGGGTGCAGAAGCTGAGCCAGCACCCGACGCACGCCGACCCGACGGTCAACCTGGGCACCGAGGACAATCCGGTGTTCGCCAACATGCACGAGGCCAGCGCCCTCATCGCCGGCGCGAGTGTCGAGGCCGCCCGCCGGGTCTGGACCGGTCAGGCGCCCCGCGCGGTCAACATCAGCGGCGGTCTCCATCACGCGATGCCGGACCGGGCGAGCGGTTTCTGCATCTACAACGACGTCGCGCTCGCGATCCGCTGGCTGCTGGACAACGGTGCCGAACGGGTCGTCTACATCGACGTCGACGCGCACCACGGCGACGGCGTCCAGAAGATGTTCTGGAACGACCCGCGCGTCCTGACGATCTCGATCCACGAAGGCCCGCAGACGCTGTTCCCGGGGACCGGGTTCTCGATCGACACCGGCGGTGAGGGCGCCGAGGGCATGGCCGTCAACGTCCCGCTGCCGCCCGGCACGTCCGATGCCGGCTGGTTGCGGGCGTTCCACGCCGTCGTCCCGCCGCTGGTGCGCGAGTTCGCGCCCGACATCTTGGTGACGCAGCAGGGGTGCGACTCCCACATGGACGATCCTCTGACCAATCTGATGCTCAGCGTCGACGGCCAGCGGGCGTCCTACCTGGCCCTCAAGGCGCTGGCCGACGAGGTCTGCGACGGCAAGTGGGTCGCCACCGGTGGTGGCGGATATGCCGTCATGGATGTCGTCCCGCGGGCGTGGGCCCACTTGATGGCGATCGTCGCCGGCCAGCCGCTGGACCCGCAGGCGCCCACCCCGGAGCGCTGGCGCGCGCGGATCCAGGAGCTGCGCGGCATGCCCGGACCGCACCGGATGACTGATGGCCGCGCGGTCGGCTACCGCGCCTGGGAGCAGGGTTTCGACCCGGCGAGCTGGCTCGACCGGTCGATTCACGCGACCCGGGAGGCCTCGTTCCCGCTCAACGGCCTCGACCACCTGCCCTGA
- a CDS encoding NAD-dependent epimerase/dehydratase family protein, producing the protein MSRVVLVTGVAGSFASVAARRLAELGEDAGIGKVVGIDTILPDADLGGVKFVRADIRTPVVGKVIAVEDVDTVVHLDLNPPQRGRGSGKELNVIGTMQLLAACQRSAQVGKLVLGSSTAVYGSSSRDPALFTESGLARSGVRSGFPKDIVEVESYVRGFARRRQDVIITTIRSAQVLHPDIDTPLRNYFSNPVLPSVVGFDPRLQFLALDDALEILVQAVANDRPGTFNAAGDGIVLLSQAARRLGRPMLPLPPIGFAGAARRFIRAMGSDIPPDLHRLLTYGRAVDTSALRDIFGYELTRTSEQTFDDFRRSLRPGILSALGGRA; encoded by the coding sequence ATGAGCCGCGTCGTCCTTGTCACTGGCGTGGCCGGCTCATTTGCGTCCGTCGCGGCCCGGCGGCTCGCCGAGCTCGGTGAGGACGCCGGGATCGGCAAGGTCGTCGGGATCGACACGATCCTGCCCGATGCCGACCTGGGCGGCGTCAAGTTCGTGCGAGCCGACATCCGCACCCCGGTCGTGGGCAAGGTCATCGCCGTCGAGGACGTCGACACCGTGGTCCACCTCGACCTCAACCCGCCTCAGCGGGGACGGGGCAGTGGCAAGGAGCTCAACGTCATCGGGACGATGCAGCTGCTGGCCGCCTGCCAGCGGTCGGCCCAGGTCGGCAAGCTCGTGCTGGGATCGTCGACGGCGGTCTACGGATCGTCGTCGCGCGACCCGGCGTTGTTCACGGAGTCCGGGCTGGCGCGCAGTGGCGTGCGGTCCGGGTTCCCGAAGGACATCGTCGAGGTCGAGTCGTACGTGCGCGGCTTCGCGCGACGCCGCCAGGACGTCATCATCACGACGATCCGCAGCGCCCAGGTGCTTCACCCGGACATCGACACCCCGCTGCGCAACTACTTCAGCAATCCGGTGCTGCCGTCGGTGGTCGGATTCGATCCGCGCCTGCAGTTCCTCGCGCTGGACGACGCCCTGGAGATTCTCGTGCAGGCGGTCGCCAACGACCGCCCCGGCACGTTCAACGCGGCCGGCGACGGGATCGTGCTGCTCAGCCAGGCAGCGCGTCGCCTCGGACGCCCCATGCTGCCGCTTCCGCCGATCGGCTTCGCGGGCGCCGCCCGCCGATTCATCCGGGCCATGGGGTCCGACATCCCGCCCGACCTGCACCGCCTGCTGACCTACGGTCGCGCGGTCGACACGTCCGCATTGCGTGACATCTTCGGGTACGAGCTGACCCGGACGTCCGAGCAGACCTTCGACGACTTCCGTCGGTCGCTTCGCCCGGGCATCCTGTCGGCCTTGGGGGGACGAGCATGA
- a CDS encoding 30S ribosomal protein bS22: MGSVIKKRRKRMSKKKHRKMLKRTRVQRRRLGK; encoded by the coding sequence GTGGGTTCAGTCATCAAGAAGCGCCGTAAGCGGATGTCGAAGAAGAAGCACCGCAAGATGCTGAAGCGCACTCGAGTGCAGCGCCGTCGTCTGGGTAAGTAA
- a CDS encoding helix-turn-helix domain-containing protein, which yields MASGPTFLTVAEVATQMRVSKMTVYRLVHSGELEAVRVGRSFRVPEHAVQEFLGKSYFQAG from the coding sequence ATGGCATCCGGACCGACGTTCTTGACCGTCGCCGAAGTGGCCACTCAGATGCGCGTCTCGAAGATGACGGTCTACCGCCTGGTGCACTCGGGTGAGCTCGAGGCGGTGCGCGTCGGCAGGTCGTTCCGCGTGCCGGAGCACGCTGTGCAGGAGTTCCTGGGCAAGTCCTACTTCCAAGCCGGCTGA